From a region of the Coffea arabica cultivar ET-39 chromosome 3e, Coffea Arabica ET-39 HiFi, whole genome shotgun sequence genome:
- the LOC113737082 gene encoding uncharacterized protein isoform X2, translating into MVPELEKPRVTEIQVRMDCNGCVQKIKKALLGISGVYELYIDFPQQKITIIGCADPEKIVKAIKKTRKTAIICSHTEPPDPQAQPSDPDNQGEAPPQESANPPQQESATPPPSEGPPTEEASPAEAPKDPPPPAESPKPDAAEAPASKPVQSSGPKDVEEVHVIYHHPPDFGYRYGYNPSMSSPNMGQGYISGYWHSYPTGPVFRPEPPAPALAPAPAPAPAPTYVTHSYNTHRASPYVTGYEYIRPPPQYTHSTRPESYQQPQYSVHYSRPAESYPLPPQYTHYSRPERYREDYHYGNNGNGNITSVFSDENPNACRIA; encoded by the exons ATGGTTCCAGAATTGGAG AAACCTCGAGTCACTGAGATACAGGTCCGGATGGACTGCAATGGATGCGTACAGAAGATCAAGAAAGCTCTTCTTGGTATCAGTG GTGTATATGAGCTCTACATTGACTTCCCTCAGCAAAAGATAACTATAATTGGGTGTGCTGATCCTGAGAAAATAGTCAAAGCCATAAAAAAGACAAGAAAGACTGCCATCATTTGTTCCCACACAGAACCACCTGATCCACAAGCTCAGCCATCAGACCCAGATAACCAAGGAGAGGCACCGCCCCAGGAGTCCGCCAACCCTCCTCAACAAGAGTCTGCTACCCCTCCTCCATCAGAAGGCCCACCAACTGAAGAGGCATCACCAGCAGAGGCACCAAAAGATCCACCGCCACCAGCAGAAAGTCCAAAACCAGATGCTGCAGAGGCTCCAGCGAGCAAGCCAGTTCAATCCTCAGGACCAAAAGATGTTGAAGAGGTTCATGTAATTTACCACCATCCACCAGACTTTGGCTATAGATACGGGTACAATCCCAGCATGAGTAGTCCAAATATGGGGCAAGGATACATTAGTGGGTACTGGCATTCTTATCCCACCGGTCCAGTATTTAGGCCCGAGCCACCGGCACCGGCACTGGCACCTGCACCTGCACCTGCACCCGCACCCACTTACGTAACTCATAGCTACAACACACACAGGGCATCACCTTACGTCACTGGATACGAGTATATAAGGCCTCCACCACAATATACACATTCTACAAGGCCAGAGAGCTATCAGCAACCACAGTACAGTGTGCACTATAGCAGGCCGGCTGAGAGCTATCCACTGCCACCACAGTACACACATTATAGCAGGCCAGAGCGCTACAGGGAGGACTATCATTACGGTAACAATGGAAATGGAAATATTACTTCAGTTTTCAGTGATGAAAATCCAAATGCGTGTAGAATAGCCTAG
- the LOC113737082 gene encoding uncharacterized protein isoform X1, with protein sequence MQTCELYSGLMFSGTDSRHLNTFFLLALFLFFGEMQKPRVTEIQVRMDCNGCVQKIKKALLGISGVYELYIDFPQQKITIIGCADPEKIVKAIKKTRKTAIICSHTEPPDPQAQPSDPDNQGEAPPQESANPPQQESATPPPSEGPPTEEASPAEAPKDPPPPAESPKPDAAEAPASKPVQSSGPKDVEEVHVIYHHPPDFGYRYGYNPSMSSPNMGQGYISGYWHSYPTGPVFRPEPPAPALAPAPAPAPAPTYVTHSYNTHRASPYVTGYEYIRPPPQYTHSTRPESYQQPQYSVHYSRPAESYPLPPQYTHYSRPERYREDYHYGNNGNGNITSVFSDENPNACRIA encoded by the exons ATGCAAACATGCGAATTATATTCTGGTTTAATGTTCAGCGGTACAGATTCTAGGCATCTCAATACTTTCTTCTTACTAGCTCTCTTCTTGTTTTTTGGCGAAATGCAGAAACCTCGAGTCACTGAGATACAGGTCCGGATGGACTGCAATGGATGCGTACAGAAGATCAAGAAAGCTCTTCTTGGTATCAGTG GTGTATATGAGCTCTACATTGACTTCCCTCAGCAAAAGATAACTATAATTGGGTGTGCTGATCCTGAGAAAATAGTCAAAGCCATAAAAAAGACAAGAAAGACTGCCATCATTTGTTCCCACACAGAACCACCTGATCCACAAGCTCAGCCATCAGACCCAGATAACCAAGGAGAGGCACCGCCCCAGGAGTCCGCCAACCCTCCTCAACAAGAGTCTGCTACCCCTCCTCCATCAGAAGGCCCACCAACTGAAGAGGCATCACCAGCAGAGGCACCAAAAGATCCACCGCCACCAGCAGAAAGTCCAAAACCAGATGCTGCAGAGGCTCCAGCGAGCAAGCCAGTTCAATCCTCAGGACCAAAAGATGTTGAAGAGGTTCATGTAATTTACCACCATCCACCAGACTTTGGCTATAGATACGGGTACAATCCCAGCATGAGTAGTCCAAATATGGGGCAAGGATACATTAGTGGGTACTGGCATTCTTATCCCACCGGTCCAGTATTTAGGCCCGAGCCACCGGCACCGGCACTGGCACCTGCACCTGCACCTGCACCCGCACCCACTTACGTAACTCATAGCTACAACACACACAGGGCATCACCTTACGTCACTGGATACGAGTATATAAGGCCTCCACCACAATATACACATTCTACAAGGCCAGAGAGCTATCAGCAACCACAGTACAGTGTGCACTATAGCAGGCCGGCTGAGAGCTATCCACTGCCACCACAGTACACACATTATAGCAGGCCAGAGCGCTACAGGGAGGACTATCATTACGGTAACAATGGAAATGGAAATATTACTTCAGTTTTCAGTGATGAAAATCCAAATGCGTGTAGAATAGCCTAG